Within the Deltaproteobacteria bacterium genome, the region CCCGGCGCCCCCCTGCTGCTCGCCCCCGGGGCGCTCCACGTCCTCGCCTTCGGAGACGACCCCGCCCTCAACGGAGGCATCACCGGCGCCGAGGCCTTCGGCTCGGCCCTCACCCTCTCCCCGGCCGGCGGGAGCCTCACCTTGAGCTGCAGCACCCTGACGGTGGATGCGGTGACCTGGGATGGGACCTGGACCTTCAGCAACGGTGCGGCGCTCCAGGCCGGCGCGCTCACCCCCGGTGATCCGGCGTCGAACGACGGCTTCACTGCCTGGTGTGATGCGGACACGCCCTACGGTGATGGAGATCTCGGGACGCCGGGGGCCCCGAATAGCAGCTGTCCCTAGGAGAGGCCGTGCACGTGCACGTGTACGTGAACGTGCACGTGATTGAGACCTAGCGGATCCGGGCCTGGGGCAGCTCGAAGGGCGCGCCCTCGGGCGTGAGATCGAGCAAGGCCAGGGTGATGTAGGCGGAGAGTCCCCAGAGCACCTCGCCATCCCAGTCGAAGAAGTAGAGGGGATAGGTCCTCCCCTCGTGCTCGACCATCTGGCTGCGCCACCCCTTCGCCTCTCGCAACCTCGCGAAGGGGATGGAGAAGATCCGGGCGACCTCGTCGTCCTGGGGTGTCAGCGGCGGCAGCGCCTCGACCCAGCCGACCACCGGCGTGACCGCCGTGCGGTTGGTGACGGTGGGGAAGGCGTCGAGGCGGCCGAGGAGCTCCACCGAGGCGCGGGGCAGCCCGATCTCCTCCTCGGCCTCCCGCAGGGCGGTGACCTCGGGGCTGCCGTCCCCCGGCTCGGCGTTGCCGCCGGGGAAGGCGACCTGCCCCCGGTGGGTGCCGACGCTCTCGGTGCGGCGGGTCAGCAGGAGCTCGGGCCCCTCCGGGGTCGAGACGATGGGCACCAGCACGGCGGCGTGGCTCTCCCGATCGATCTTCCTGGCCTCCCGCTCCTCGAGGCGCTCTCGCAGCAGCTCACGCATCTTCAGGAGTCTGGGCCCGCGAAGGCCCCCATGCACTGCACGATCTTCACGACGGACTCACAGCTCACAGCTCGTAGCTCGCAGCCCATTCTGACTACTCGGCATCCATGAAGGGGTACCCGGGCGCCACCGGCGGCACGAAGGTCTCCTTGATCGTCCGGGGCGAGACCCAGCGCAGGAGGTTCTGGGCCGAGCCGGCCTTGTCGTTGGTCCCCGAGGCCCGGCTGCCGCCGAAGGGCTGCTGCCCGACCACCGCGCCGGTGGGCTTGTCGTTGATGTAGAAGTTGCCGGCGGCGTGGCGCAGCATCCGCAGGGCGATCTCGATGGCGCCCCGGTCCCGGGAGAAGACGGCGCCGGTCAGGGCGTAGGGGGAGGTCGCGTCGCAGAGCGCCAGGGTCTCCTCGTAGGCGTCGTCGTCGTAGAGGTGCACGCCGACGATCGGCCCGAAGATCTCCTCGGCCATCAGCTTGTCCTGCGGATCCTCGACCAGGGCGATGGTGGGCTCGACGAAGTAGCCCACCGAGTCGTCGGCGTTGCCGCCGCAGACCACCTCGATGCCACTCGAGCTGCGGGCGTGCTCCTGGTAGGCGGCGTTGCGGTCGAAGGCCGCCCGGCCGATCACCGCGCCCATGAAGTTCCGGAAGTCGGCGACGTCGCCCATCTTCAGGCTGGCCACCATCTCGATCAGCCGCGCCTTCAGGGCGGGCCACATCGAGCGGGGGACGTAGCAGCGCGAGGCCGCCGAGCACTTCTGCCCCTGAAGCTCGAAGCCGCCCCGGACGATGGCGGTGGCCACGGCGTCGAGGTCGTCCTTCGCGGAGGGGTGGACGACGATGAAGTCCTTGCCGCCGCTCTCCCCGACGATCCGCGGGTAGGCGCGGTAGCGATCGAGGCGCTCGCCGATCTTGCCGAAGAGGGCCTTGAGCACCGCGGTCGAGCCGGTGAAGTGCAGGCCCGCGAAGTCCGGGCTCTCGAGGGCCCGGTCCACCAGGGAGGCCGGGTCGCCGGTGACCAGGTTGATCACCCCGGGCGGCACGCCGGCGGCCTCGAAGAGGAGCATCAGCTGGTAGGCGCTGTGCATCGCCAGCAGCGAGGGCTTCCAGACCACCGTGTTGCCCATCAGCGCCGGCGCGGCGCAGAGGTTCGCGGCGATGGAGGTGAAGTTGAAGGGGGTCACGGCCAGCACGAAGCCGTCGAGCGGGCGGTAGTCGACCTGATCCCAGAGGCCGCGCACCGAGCCGGGCTGGTCACCGTGGATCTGTTCGGCGTAGGCCGCGTTGAAGCGGAAGAAGTCGGCCAGCTCGCAGGCCGCGTCGATCTCGGCCTGGAAGGCGGTCTTCGACTGCCCGAGCATGGTCGAGGCGTTGATCCGCTGGCGCCAGGGGCCGGCCAGCAGGTCGGCGGCCTTCAGGAAGATCGCCGAGCGGGCCCGCAGGGGCATCGCCATCCACGCCTCCCGCGCGTCCTGCGCGGCGGCGATGGCCTGATCCATGTGCGAGGTTTCACCCCAGTGGTAGCGGCCGATGACGTGGGCGTGGCGGTGGGGCATCACCGCGTCGCGCTGCTCGCCGGTCGTCACCCGCTCGCCCCCGATCACCATCGGGATCTCGAGGACCTCGCCCGACTGCCGGGCGAGCTCGGCCTTGAGGGCCGCCCGCTCGGGGCTGCCCGGCGCGTAGGAGAGCACGGGCTCGTTCACGGGGTGGGGGACTTTCACGCGTGCGTCGATCATGGCCGGGGAGTCTATCGCTTCGGGGGGAGCGATCAACGGGGGCCGAATTGACGCGGCCGGCGCCGATTTGTCAGGCTGGGGAGCGCGTGACCTTCCTCCTTCGTCTGGGTCTCCTGACCCTCCTCCTCGGCGCGGCCGGCTGCATCTCGCCGCCGACCTTCCAGGATCAGCCGGTGGACTGCAGCAGCGACGCGGACTGCGCCTGGATGGAGGGCGGGGCCACCTGCGCCTCCCTGGGCTTCTGCGTCCCCTCCTCCCCGGTCGAGGAGGATGGCGGCGGGGGCGGCGATGGAGGCCGGGACGGCGGCGCCGACGCCGACGGCGGGAGCGATCGGGATGGAGGCAGGAGCGACGGCGGCGCTCCGGACGGGGGCGGCGAGGACGCCGGCTGGACCTGCCCCGATCCCTGCGTCCCCCCCACCGTGGAGATCCTCGAGCCGGCGCAGGACGCCGCGGTCTCCTCTCCCCTGGTCCTCTTCGTGAAGATCGTCGAGGGGTCCCTCCCGATCCAGGAGGTGAGCTGCAACCTGCCGACCTACACGGCCTGGGCCCTCGCCCTCCCCGACTCCGGGGGCTACGCCTGCACCCTCCCCCTCGACGAGGTCGCCATCGGCGCCGGCTTCAGCGTCGCCGTCAACGCCGTGGACGTGATGGGCCACCCCGGCACCACCATCGCCTGGTACACCCGCAAGGACTGAAGAGCCCGCAGCTCATAGCTCGCAGCTCACAGCTGCTATGCTCACCGGATGAAGCGCCTCTCCCCGCTCCCACTGGCTCTCCTCCTCGCCCTGGCCAGCACCGCCTGCCTCGCCCCCCTGGAGCCCTGCACCGAGTGCCCCGACGTCGCGGGCACCTACGAGTTCGTGGCGCAGGAGACCACCGTCGAGTCGGAGAACGGCAACCTCGCCCTCTGCAACGAGGTCTACTACACGGGGGTCACCGACCTGGTGATCCTCCAGCAGAGCGGCTCGGCCCTCCAGCTCACCGGCTACCTCTCGATGGAGGGCACCCTCTACGAGGACGACACCCTCGCCTTCAACCGGGTGGACTTCGGCGAGACCCCGGTCGGCCCCGTCACCGCGCGCATCTCGGCCAACTTCGCCCCCGAGAACGGCCGCAAGATCATCAAGGGCCGCCTGCGCTTCGACATCCAGGAGCACGACTGCGACGTCTGGTCGGTCCTGACGATGACCGAGGTCCAGTAGCGAGCACCCCCGTGCGCGTCTCCCTCCTCCTCGCGCTGCTGCTCGCGCCGCTCCTCGCCGGCTGCCCGCCCATCCAGCCCTGCACCGATTGCCTGGAGGTGGCCGGGGAGTACCTCATCCGGGCCCAGCCCATCGACGGGCTCTCGGGGGGCGGACCGGACAACCCCTGCGGCGCCGTCGCCTTCCCCGGCGTGAACGATCGCCTGCTGATCACCCAGGCCGGCTCCCAGCTCACGGCCAGCGGCTGGATGGAGCTCGACGGCACCCTCTACGAGGACGACAGCCTGATCCTGGGACCCGAGCACTACCTCCAGACCGCCCAGGGCGAGGTGCTCCTCAGCCTCACCGGGCTCTTCGTCCCGGCCCGGGACGGCTGGGTGGTGCAGGGTCAGGTCGTCTTCGACATCCCGATGCAGGCCTGCACCACCAGCACGCCGCTGGAGCTGGTCCAGCAGCCCTAGCGCGAGGCGGGTCGGCTGATCCATATTGCTCCGCTATGGCCAACCGACGACCCACCGAGATCCAGCTCTCCGGCCGCATCCTCTACCTGACCGGCGATCCCTCGCTCGTCAGGCAGCAGCTCGAGTCCGGCGAAACCCTCCCCTGGGACCCCGCGCGGCCCCGGATGGACAACATCTCCACCGACGAGATCACCCCGGGGTGGGTCTGCTTCTACTACGACGAGACCCTGGGCGAGTACGTCTACGTGGGGATGCGCGAGAAGGCGGTCCAGAAGGATCAGGTGAAGTCCTTCGGCGCCGACGTCGTCGTCTCCGGCCTCTCCAAGGGCTGCGGCTCCTCCCGCGAGACCGCCCCCTACGCCGAGGTCTGGGCAGGCGTAAAGCTGGTGATCGCCGAGACCATCGAGAAGATCTACGGGCAGAACTCGGTGAACGTCGGCCTGCTCACCAGCACCGACTTCGGGCTCGTCCCCCGCATCCTCGCCGGCGAGAAGATCCCGCTCTCCGAGTTCACCAGGGGGATGGATCCGATCTCGACGGCCATCGTCGAGCACGGCGGCCTCTTCCCCTACAACGAGGCGCGCCTCGCCGGTGAGATCGCCCCGCCGAAGATCGAGACCGCCGCCCGGCCGATGACGATGGTCGAGAAGATCGTCGCCCGGCACGCCATCGCCGACGCCAAGACCGGCGCGCTCGGCATCCCCGCGGTGAAGCCCGGTGACGCCCTCTTCGTGCGCACCGACGTGCGCTTCTCCCACGAGTACGTCACCCCGATGGCGGCCTCCCTCTTCCTGCAGTCCCTCGGCGAGGACGCGAGGGTCAGCGAGCCCGAGAGCGTCTTCGCCTTCCGGGATCACCTCACCTTCCTGGGCCAGGTCATGCCCGAGGAGCAGCGGAAGATGGGCCTGCTCGAGCGGGCCGACGGCCTGGCGACGACCCAGCAGGGCTTCGCCGAGAAGCAGGGCATCAAGCTCTACGGTGAGGTGGAGGGCGGCGGCTCCGAGGCGATCTGCCACAACGCGATCCTCGAGGACATCGGCCTGCCCGGGCAGATCATCCTGGGCACCGACTCCCACACCTGCACCGCCGGCGCGTTCGGCGCCTTCGCGTTCGGGGTCGGGAGCACCGACATGGCCAACGCCTGGTACACCCGCGACGTCCGGGTGAAGGTGCCCGAGACCATCAAGGTGCACCTGAAGGGCCAGCGGAGGAAGGGCGTCACCGCCAAGGACGTGATCCTCCTGGTGATGGCCCAGGACTACATCAAGAGCGGCAAGGGCATCGGCCAGGTGCTCGAGTTCTGCGGCCCCGGCCTCGCCGACCTCGGCATGGACGAGCGCGCCACCCTCACCAACATGGCCGTGGAGGCCGGCGGGTTCACCGGCATCTGCGAGGCCGACGAGAAGACCCTGGAGTGGCTGCAGTGGATCCGCCCGGGCGTCGACCTCGAGGCCGCCCGCGCCGGCATCGTCGCCTCCGACGAGGACGCCTCCTACGTGCACACCGTCGAGTTGGACCTCGGCGACATCGAGCCGATGGTCGCCACCCCCGGCGATCCCCGCAACGGCATCCCGCTCTCCACCCTCGACGCCGTCGAGGGCGGCCCGGTGAAGATCGACATCGCCTACGGCGGCTCCTGCACCGGCGGGAAGATGGAGGACATGGACCTCTACGCCTCGGTGCTCAAGGCCGCCCTGGCCGAAGGGAAGAAGGTCGCCGAGGGCGTGGACCTCTTCATCCAGTTCGGCTCCCAGAAGATCCGCAAGTACGCCGAGGAGAAGGGCTACATCGAGGTCTTCGAGGAGGCCGGCGCGCAGCTGATCAACCCCAGCTGCGGCGCCTGCATCCGGGCGGGCCCGGGCGTCTCCTACAGCGAGGAGACGGTGAGCGTCTCGGCGATCAACCGGAACTTCCCGGGCCGCAGCGGCCCCGGCAAGGTCTACCTGGCCTCGCCGCTCGTCGTCGCCGCCAGCGCCATCGCCGGCCACATCGTCTCTCCCGACGCACTCCTGGCCTAGCTCCACCGCAGCTCCTCGGGGCACCTCGCTGGCCCGTCGCCACGGCGAGGAGTAGATTGGCCCTTGTTGAGCGCGCCGGGAAAAAGACGGCTGGTCTTCGTCCAGTTCTCGCCTACCACCGAGGGGAGCCGGCGCTCGCCGCTCTTCTTCTCCACGGCGATCTACCAGCTCAAGGCCTACCTGGAGAGCGATCCGGTCCTGAAGGAGCGCTACGAGCTGGAGATCCGCCTCATCGAGGAGCCGGGGCAGAGCCGCTTCAAGGACTGCGACGCCTACTACATCGACACCCTGCGCACGCTGCTGGCCGGGGACCCCGACGTGCTGGCCTTCAGCCTCTACGTCTGGAACCTCGACAGCGCCCTGAACCTCGCCCGGGCGCTGCGGCCCATGCGCCCGGACCGCCTCCTCCTCGCCGGGGGTCCCGAGATCTACGAGCGGCCCCGCTTCGTCGAGAGCTACCCGGAGTTCGACCTGCTCCTCGAGGGTGACGGCGAGCTCCCCCTGCAGCGCACCCTCCACGCCCTCCTCGAGCGCGAGCCCCCCCTCGAGGGCATCGAGGGCCTCTCCTTCCGGGACGCGAGGGGCGAGTGGGTCCACAACCGCTCCAACCTCCAGACCCTCGACCTCGACGAGATCCCCAACTTCTACGCCGAGCACCCCGAGCAGCTCTACGGTCAGGCCAACTACATGACCACCCGGGGCTGCTCCTTCGCCTGCACCTACTGCCTCTGGGCCAAGCAGCGCTTCCGCGCCCGCTCTCCGGCGACGATCCTCGCCGAGCTGGAGACCATCCTCTCGGCCGAGGCCGTCGACAGCCTCTCGATCTGGGACTACGACCTCCTCGAGGTCTTCGAGAACGAGCCGGAGCTGGGCACCACCTTCATCGAGTTCTTCGAGCGGCACCGCCGCGCCCCCCTCCACTTCTTCTCCACCGCGGAGCACCTGGCCGCGGCGCCGGTCGAGCTCCTCACCGAGCGCCTCAACGTCGGCCGGATCAGCGTCGGCGTGCAGTCGTGCAACCCCGAGACCCTCCTGGCGGTGAACCGGCCCTGGGCGGCCGATCCCCTGGAGCACCTGGCCCGGGTGGACGACCACCTCCGGACGCTGATCTCGATCCAGCTCGTCTACCCGATGCCGGCGGAGACCCCGGAGACCTTCCTCGAGCTGGTGCGCTCCCTGACCCGCCTGGGCTACTTCCGGATCCAGATCTTCCCGCTGATGGTCCTGCGGGGGACCTCGATGTCGAAGCACGCCGACCGCTGGGGTCTCGAGCACCTCTCCGCCCCGCCCTACTACTGCTACCGGACCCCCAGCGCGGCGCCGGACTCGGTGTGGACGGTCACCGGGCTCGCCCGGGTCCTCGAGATCATCGAGACCCGCTCCGCTCCCCTCGACCCCGGCGAGCGGCTCCTGCGCTGGTACCGCGCCCACCCGGGGCTGGTGGACGACTTCATCGCCCGCATCGCCGCCGGGGACGAACCCGAGGCGATCGCCCTCGACACCCTGCGCGAGGCCCTCCCCGAGCTGGCCCCCTCCGAGCCGGTGCCCGAGTACGAGCCGGAGCCGGAGCCTGAACCCGAACCCGAACCCGAGCCGGAGCCCGAACCGGAGCCCGAGCCGGAGCCGGAGCTCGAGTCCCCGGACACGGGCCGACCTCCCCCGGTGGACTGGAACGACATCGGGGACGAGGTCATGCGCCTGCTGGCCGAGACCTGGCCGCCGGGGGTCGAGGTGAGCTTCGGCGAGGAGCACATCGCGCTGACCCTCTATCCCGAGCGCGGCCCGGCCCAGCTCGTCCTGCGCCGCTCGGCCTCGGGCGAGCCCTACTACCGCGCCACCTC harbors:
- a CDS encoding CoA pyrophosphatase, producing MRELLRERLEEREARKIDRESHAAVLVPIVSTPEGPELLLTRRTESVGTHRGQVAFPGGNAEPGDGSPEVTALREAEEEIGLPRASVELLGRLDAFPTVTNRTAVTPVVGWVEALPPLTPQDDEVARIFSIPFARLREAKGWRSQMVEHEGRTYPLYFFDWDGEVLWGLSAYITLALLDLTPEGAPFELPQARIR
- the pruA gene encoding L-glutamate gamma-semialdehyde dehydrogenase; the protein is MIDARVKVPHPVNEPVLSYAPGSPERAALKAELARQSGEVLEIPMVIGGERVTTGEQRDAVMPHRHAHVIGRYHWGETSHMDQAIAAAQDAREAWMAMPLRARSAIFLKAADLLAGPWRQRINASTMLGQSKTAFQAEIDAACELADFFRFNAAYAEQIHGDQPGSVRGLWDQVDYRPLDGFVLAVTPFNFTSIAANLCAAPALMGNTVVWKPSLLAMHSAYQLMLLFEAAGVPPGVINLVTGDPASLVDRALESPDFAGLHFTGSTAVLKALFGKIGERLDRYRAYPRIVGESGGKDFIVVHPSAKDDLDAVATAIVRGGFELQGQKCSAASRCYVPRSMWPALKARLIEMVASLKMGDVADFRNFMGAVIGRAAFDRNAAYQEHARSSSGIEVVCGGNADDSVGYFVEPTIALVEDPQDKLMAEEIFGPIVGVHLYDDDAYEETLALCDATSPYALTGAVFSRDRGAIEIALRMLRHAAGNFYINDKPTGAVVGQQPFGGSRASGTNDKAGSAQNLLRWVSPRTIKETFVPPVAPGYPFMDAE
- a CDS encoding aconitase family protein, with the translated sequence MANRRPTEIQLSGRILYLTGDPSLVRQQLESGETLPWDPARPRMDNISTDEITPGWVCFYYDETLGEYVYVGMREKAVQKDQVKSFGADVVVSGLSKGCGSSRETAPYAEVWAGVKLVIAETIEKIYGQNSVNVGLLTSTDFGLVPRILAGEKIPLSEFTRGMDPISTAIVEHGGLFPYNEARLAGEIAPPKIETAARPMTMVEKIVARHAIADAKTGALGIPAVKPGDALFVRTDVRFSHEYVTPMAASLFLQSLGEDARVSEPESVFAFRDHLTFLGQVMPEEQRKMGLLERADGLATTQQGFAEKQGIKLYGEVEGGGSEAICHNAILEDIGLPGQIILGTDSHTCTAGAFGAFAFGVGSTDMANAWYTRDVRVKVPETIKVHLKGQRRKGVTAKDVILLVMAQDYIKSGKGIGQVLEFCGPGLADLGMDERATLTNMAVEAGGFTGICEADEKTLEWLQWIRPGVDLEAARAGIVASDEDASYVHTVELDLGDIEPMVATPGDPRNGIPLSTLDAVEGGPVKIDIAYGGSCTGGKMEDMDLYASVLKAALAEGKKVAEGVDLFIQFGSQKIRKYAEEKGYIEVFEEAGAQLINPSCGACIRAGPGVSYSEETVSVSAINRNFPGRSGPGKVYLASPLVVAASAIAGHIVSPDALLA